One Gemmatimonadota bacterium genomic region harbors:
- a CDS encoding D-aminoacylase: MSHQRWGWVVCAASALALATACAPAPAYDLVLTGGTVVDGTGAARRTADVAVRGGRIVAVAPDLSVKSAQRVIDVSGLVVAPGFWDNHAHLVTLAEHPLAENFIRQGITTVLAPQHSQDQPFPLDAYRDSVRMAPNVGLFAGHTWTRKRVMGLANRAPTAAELAWMEALVDSSMQQGALGLATGLEYVPATYAGVDEVAALAAVAARHGGIYVTHMRDEGAAVMESLRETLEVGRRAGIPVQVNHLKVTGAAQWGWSERMLALLDSARAAGQPVAFDVYPYTAYSTYSDLMFPAWALADGPAAFRKRVANPATRQRLVREMRDLFPRQTGAEPSSIQFREVTHDSTLAGKTLHDYLVARGRPTTVVAAVEALIELQVAGGFIGIFHGMDERDVVRFLAHPATMIETDGDLVVPGRGHPHPRTYGSFPRVLGRYVRDSGVITLEAAVQRMTSLPAQWLGIADRGTLAAGKVADVVVFDPRTIQDRSTYLDPHHYPEGIHHVVVNGVLALEAGAMTGARPGVFLSRGRAAAR, from the coding sequence ATGAGCCACCAGCGGTGGGGATGGGTGGTGTGTGCGGCGAGCGCGCTCGCCCTGGCCACGGCGTGTGCGCCGGCCCCGGCGTACGACCTGGTGCTCACCGGTGGGACGGTCGTTGATGGCACCGGCGCCGCACGGCGTACGGCCGACGTTGCAGTGCGTGGCGGTCGCATCGTCGCCGTGGCTCCCGACCTCTCCGTGAAAAGCGCGCAGCGCGTGATCGACGTCTCCGGCCTCGTGGTGGCACCCGGCTTCTGGGACAACCACGCCCACCTCGTGACGCTCGCCGAGCATCCACTGGCGGAGAACTTCATCCGGCAGGGGATCACGACGGTGCTGGCCCCGCAACACTCACAGGACCAGCCCTTTCCGCTCGACGCCTACCGGGACAGCGTGCGGATGGCGCCTAACGTGGGGCTGTTCGCCGGGCATACGTGGACTCGGAAGCGCGTCATGGGACTCGCGAACCGCGCGCCAACCGCGGCGGAGCTGGCGTGGATGGAAGCACTCGTGGATTCGTCGATGCAGCAGGGCGCGCTTGGGCTGGCCACCGGACTGGAGTACGTGCCGGCCACGTATGCCGGCGTTGACGAGGTCGCCGCCCTCGCGGCCGTGGCCGCTCGCCACGGCGGCATCTACGTGACCCACATGCGGGACGAAGGGGCCGCGGTGATGGAGTCCCTGCGTGAGACGCTGGAAGTGGGGCGTCGCGCGGGCATTCCCGTGCAGGTCAACCACCTCAAGGTCACCGGGGCGGCGCAGTGGGGGTGGAGCGAGCGGATGCTCGCCCTGCTCGATTCCGCACGTGCCGCGGGGCAACCGGTAGCCTTCGACGTCTATCCCTACACAGCGTACAGTACCTACTCGGACCTGATGTTCCCGGCGTGGGCGCTGGCCGATGGCCCCGCTGCCTTCCGCAAGCGGGTGGCCAACCCCGCGACGCGCCAGCGCCTCGTGCGCGAGATGCGCGACCTGTTCCCCCGACAGACCGGTGCCGAGCCGTCGTCGATCCAGTTCCGCGAGGTGACGCACGACTCCACCCTCGCCGGCAAGACCCTGCATGACTACCTCGTGGCGCGTGGTCGCCCAACCACCGTCGTGGCCGCGGTTGAAGCCCTCATTGAGCTGCAGGTCGCTGGCGGGTTCATCGGGATCTTCCACGGGATGGACGAGCGCGACGTCGTGCGATTCCTCGCGCACCCGGCCACGATGATCGAGACCGACGGCGACCTGGTGGTCCCCGGACGCGGGCATCCGCACCCACGCACCTATGGCTCGTTTCCACGCGTGCTGGGGCGCTACGTACGCGACAGCGGGGTGATCACGCTGGAGGCGGCGGTGCAGCGGATGACCTCCCTCCCGGCGCAGTGGCTCGGCATCGCCGATCGTGGCACCCTGGCAGCAGGGAAGGTGGCGGATGTCGTGGTGTTCGACCCGCGGACCATCCAGGATCGTTCGACCTACCTGGATCCACACCACTATCCGGAGGGCATCCACCACGTAGTGGTCAACGGCGTCCTTGCCCTGGAGGCAGGTGCGATGACGGGGGCGCGTCCCGGGGTCTTCCTCTCTCGGGGACGAGCCGCGGCGCGTTAG
- a CDS encoding serine hydrolase — translation MTCAPLRRLATSIALLLSVPCPSTALAQDPTSARTVSFTTSEGTWISLDVSRDGRMLVFELLGDLYTLPVDGGSARPLITGRAFQSQPRYSPDGRHLAYISDATGADNIWIAAADGTGARALTRVPRSGMLSPAWSADGRFILVTVADYFASRAAELWRYDVATGAGERLVENSNGPPSLLVSAPAPGIYGASPSPDGASTWFASVTPRSHLARSGAASVLMRLPASGGAAAPVVVEGTPAMKPLLSPDGARLVYGTVREGRTGWKVRELATGAERWLAGDVDRHQLESRASRDVMPNVAFSPDGRYLFAAYRGKIHRHGVMDGSDVVVPFTANVQLQVEPTLHTAHRVDTGAVRARRLQHVAAGPMGRVAFSTLGRLWSMDGEGRVPRRVTGTARAREFMPAWSPDGRWIAFVTWDETGGAVWKVRADGQGDPVRLTEAPAYWIDPAWSPDGATIVALTAPLRSTLQAPPGGFPPDLQLAVIPATGGTLRMVGAAMGMRTPHFVGGDNGRAWLSAPVGLVSVGLAGGDQRVEARLGAAAPPGIQLRANPTGTQVAARTGRQLLTVPLPATAAPRSISLAQGVVATDGDPTDWAWSADGAGLTWVNGATLHRARTGAAATAAPVLVSLPRAIPGGSVVLRGATAITMRGTEVIPDAEVVVTNGRIAALGARGTVTLPAGAPVIDVRGKYIAPGFIDLHAHWSPAGELLQPESTNGLANLATGVTTVRDPQVTPEVFGLADMIEVDQVPSPRLLSTGPGVFSSTNFQSDDDALRTLRRYRDEYGTAYIKSYQVGTRQQRQWVVQAARTLGLMPTTEGAADTKENLTHVMDGFSGLEHSIPDAPAYDDVIQVFARTGITNTPTLVVAFGAALPVHRLLAQERPHEDERVNRWFPDGALFQRTSARLLWMPPEEHNLKDAGALATAVLRAGGRIGLGGHGEVQGLSNHWEMRLLAEGGMTPHEVLQVATLQGARALGLEEDLGSLAVGKVADLVVLDANPLVDIRATRSIAYVMKAGTLRLGTTLNQVWPSPGPVRMPWSLQREAQPVVGAVDALVRRTMEAARIPGIGLAVVRRGEVVVARGYGVAELEHRTPVTDETMFLSGSMGKQFTAAGILALVEDGRLGLDTSIRRYLPEAPATWEPITIRHLLSHRSGIPDYTGDNFDYRKDYTDAELLAMSAALTLEFPAGSRWNYSNTGYVLLGIVMTRVTGKPYHAFLRERIFTPAGMPTIRVITESSVVPHRARGYNLVPGGWEHAAWVAPQLNTTADGSMLLSLRDMIAWNEVVRTRRILRAEHWALMMSATPLNSGRTYPYGFGWFIGEAGGQVVQEHGGAWQGFITQYTRFADDDLAVVVLSNARTPVPPTLAMEVAALFNPRLAPVPAPSTPIADGEPAATAYVRGILVKGASGELDLADFEVVRQTIFPRIRAALTGALRGKATPTRLELLARREVGDDVERQYFAWYGTERFRVIVSIGPAGRLTAVRVTPEAP, via the coding sequence ATGACCTGCGCACCGCTGCGACGCCTCGCCACGTCGATCGCCCTCCTGCTGTCGGTCCCGTGTCCATCGACCGCCCTGGCCCAGGACCCCACCAGTGCACGCACCGTGTCGTTCACGACCAGCGAGGGGACGTGGATCTCCCTCGATGTGAGCCGCGACGGACGCATGCTGGTGTTCGAGTTGCTGGGGGACCTGTACACCCTGCCGGTGGACGGCGGCAGCGCCCGCCCGCTCATCACGGGCCGGGCCTTCCAGTCGCAGCCGCGCTACTCCCCGGATGGCCGGCACCTCGCCTACATCTCGGATGCGACCGGCGCGGACAACATCTGGATTGCTGCCGCTGATGGCACGGGCGCCCGTGCGCTCACACGCGTCCCCCGCTCGGGGATGCTGTCACCGGCCTGGTCGGCCGACGGGCGATTCATCCTGGTGACGGTGGCCGACTACTTCGCGTCGCGCGCGGCCGAGCTGTGGCGGTATGACGTGGCCACCGGGGCGGGGGAGCGCCTCGTCGAGAACTCCAATGGACCGCCGTCCCTGCTGGTCTCGGCCCCCGCCCCGGGGATCTACGGCGCCTCGCCTTCTCCCGATGGTGCGAGTACCTGGTTTGCGTCGGTCACGCCGCGATCGCACCTGGCACGCAGTGGGGCGGCCAGCGTGCTCATGCGCCTGCCGGCGTCCGGCGGTGCGGCGGCCCCGGTGGTCGTGGAGGGGACGCCGGCGATGAAGCCCCTGCTGTCCCCGGATGGAGCGCGGCTGGTCTACGGCACAGTGCGCGAGGGGCGCACGGGGTGGAAGGTCCGGGAGCTGGCGACTGGCGCCGAGCGGTGGCTCGCCGGTGACGTCGATCGCCACCAGCTGGAGTCCCGGGCGTCTCGCGACGTGATGCCTAACGTCGCCTTCTCACCGGATGGGCGGTACCTCTTTGCGGCTTATCGGGGGAAGATCCATCGACACGGCGTCATGGACGGCTCGGATGTCGTGGTGCCGTTCACCGCAAATGTGCAGCTGCAGGTGGAACCGACCCTCCACACGGCGCACCGCGTCGACACGGGCGCGGTACGCGCACGGCGCCTGCAGCATGTGGCAGCCGGGCCGATGGGTCGCGTGGCGTTCTCCACGCTGGGCCGCCTGTGGAGCATGGACGGCGAGGGGCGCGTCCCCCGTCGCGTCACCGGGACCGCGCGTGCGCGCGAGTTCATGCCGGCATGGTCGCCGGATGGGCGCTGGATCGCGTTTGTCACCTGGGATGAAACCGGTGGCGCGGTCTGGAAGGTGCGAGCGGATGGCCAGGGCGACCCGGTGCGCCTGACGGAGGCGCCCGCATACTGGATCGATCCGGCGTGGAGCCCGGATGGCGCGACGATCGTCGCGTTGACGGCGCCATTGCGCTCGACGCTCCAGGCACCGCCCGGCGGCTTCCCGCCTGACCTGCAGCTGGCGGTGATCCCGGCCACTGGTGGCACCCTGCGCATGGTTGGGGCCGCGATGGGGATGCGCACGCCGCACTTTGTTGGAGGAGACAACGGGCGGGCGTGGCTCAGCGCCCCGGTCGGGCTGGTCTCGGTGGGGCTGGCCGGCGGGGACCAACGGGTGGAGGCCCGCCTGGGGGCCGCCGCTCCTCCCGGTATTCAGCTGCGGGCGAACCCCACGGGAACGCAGGTCGCTGCGCGCACCGGGCGGCAGCTGCTCACGGTGCCGCTGCCGGCTACCGCGGCGCCCCGATCCATCAGCCTGGCGCAAGGTGTCGTGGCCACGGATGGGGATCCCACGGACTGGGCCTGGTCCGCGGACGGGGCCGGACTGACGTGGGTCAATGGCGCCACGTTGCATCGAGCACGGACGGGTGCTGCGGCGACCGCTGCCCCCGTGCTGGTGTCGTTGCCGCGCGCCATCCCCGGTGGGAGCGTCGTGCTGCGCGGGGCCACGGCGATCACGATGCGCGGCACCGAGGTGATCCCCGACGCCGAGGTCGTGGTGACCAACGGGCGCATTGCCGCGTTGGGGGCGCGCGGAACGGTGACGCTGCCAGCGGGTGCACCGGTGATCGATGTGCGCGGCAAGTACATCGCGCCGGGGTTCATTGATCTGCATGCCCACTGGAGCCCGGCTGGTGAGCTGCTGCAGCCGGAATCCACGAATGGGCTGGCGAACCTCGCGACGGGAGTGACGACGGTGCGAGATCCGCAGGTGACGCCCGAGGTGTTCGGCCTCGCGGACATGATCGAGGTGGACCAGGTGCCGAGTCCGCGACTCCTCTCCACCGGTCCGGGGGTCTTCAGCTCCACCAACTTCCAATCGGACGACGACGCGCTCCGGACCCTGCGACGGTATCGCGACGAGTACGGCACCGCCTACATCAAGTCATACCAGGTCGGGACGCGGCAGCAGCGGCAATGGGTCGTGCAGGCCGCGCGCACCCTCGGCCTCATGCCCACCACCGAGGGGGCCGCCGATACCAAGGAGAACCTCACGCATGTGATGGACGGCTTCTCCGGCCTCGAACACTCGATCCCGGACGCGCCCGCCTACGACGACGTCATCCAGGTCTTTGCGCGGACCGGGATCACGAACACGCCAACGCTCGTCGTGGCCTTTGGGGCTGCGCTCCCGGTGCATCGGTTGCTCGCGCAGGAGCGGCCCCACGAGGATGAGCGCGTCAACCGCTGGTTCCCCGACGGCGCGCTCTTCCAGCGCACCTCCGCGCGGCTCCTCTGGATGCCGCCCGAGGAACACAACCTCAAGGATGCCGGCGCCCTGGCCACGGCCGTGCTGCGTGCGGGCGGGCGCATCGGGCTGGGTGGCCACGGCGAGGTGCAGGGGCTCTCCAACCACTGGGAGATGCGGCTCCTCGCCGAGGGCGGGATGACGCCGCACGAAGTGCTGCAGGTCGCCACCCTCCAGGGCGCGCGTGCGCTGGGGCTGGAGGAAGACCTCGGGTCGCTCGCGGTGGGGAAGGTGGCGGACCTCGTCGTGCTCGACGCCAATCCCCTCGTCGACATCCGCGCCACGCGCAGCATTGCCTACGTGATGAAAGCCGGGACCCTCCGGCTCGGGACGACGCTGAACCAGGTATGGCCCTCGCCGGGGCCGGTGCGCATGCCCTGGTCCTTGCAGCGCGAGGCGCAGCCGGTGGTTGGGGCCGTGGATGCGCTGGTGCGTCGCACGATGGAGGCGGCTCGCATCCCGGGGATCGGCCTGGCGGTGGTCCGGCGCGGCGAGGTGGTGGTCGCGCGTGGGTACGGGGTCGCGGAGCTGGAGCATCGCACCCCCGTCACCGACGAGACGATGTTCCTGTCGGGGTCGATGGGGAAACAATTCACTGCTGCCGGGATCCTTGCCCTCGTCGAGGACGGTCGCCTCGGGCTCGATACCTCGATCCGGCGATACCTCCCGGAGGCTCCGGCCACCTGGGAGCCGATCACGATCCGGCACCTGCTCAGCCACCGCTCCGGCATCCCCGACTACACCGGCGACAACTTCGACTACCGCAAGGACTACACGGACGCGGAGTTGCTGGCGATGTCGGCGGCGCTCACCCTCGAGTTTCCTGCCGGGTCACGGTGGAACTACTCGAACACGGGGTACGTGCTGCTCGGGATCGTGATGACGCGGGTGACCGGCAAGCCGTACCACGCATTCCTGCGCGAGCGCATCTTCACGCCGGCGGGGATGCCCACCATCCGCGTGATCACGGAGTCGTCGGTCGTCCCACACCGCGCCCGGGGGTACAACCTCGTGCCCGGGGGATGGGAGCATGCCGCATGGGTCGCACCGCAGCTCAACACCACGGCGGATGGCTCGATGCTCCTCTCCCTTCGTGACATGATCGCCTGGAACGAGGTCGTGCGGACGCGACGCATCCTCCGCGCCGAACACTGGGCACTCATGATGTCGGCGACCCCGCTCAACAGCGGGCGCACCTACCCCTACGGGTTCGGCTGGTTCATTGGCGAAGCGGGGGGGCAGGTGGTGCAGGAACACGGCGGTGCCTGGCAAGGGTTCATCACGCAGTACACGCGCTTTGCCGACGACGACCTGGCGGTGGTGGTGCTGTCCAATGCGCGGACCCCCGTGCCGCCAACCCTGGCCATGGAGGTGGCCGCGCTGTTCAACCCGCGCCTGGCGCCGGTGCCCGCCCCATCCACCCCCATCGCGGATGGAGAACCCGCCGCCACCGCCTACGTGCGAGGGATCCTCGTGAAGGGTGCCAGCGGGGAACTCGACCTCGCTGACTTCGAGGTGGTGCGGCAGACGATCTTCCCACGCATTCGTGCGGCCCTCACCGGCGCGCTGCGCGGCAAGGCAACGCCGACGCGTCTGGAGCTGCTCGCCCGACGCGAGGTGGGGGACGACGTGGAGCGGCAGTACTTCGCCTGGTACGGCACCGAGCGATTTCGCGTGATCGTTTCCATCGGTCCCGCGGGACGCCTGACCGCAGTGCGGGTGACACCAGAGGCACCATGA
- a CDS encoding M28 family peptidase has product MSLRPFVLLLAAAAACGTPAATVQTAPTSSSISPTAEELRRDMLVFASDSFGGRETGTPYAHKAAVWIADRAKALGLEPGGDSGYFHRVPMQRAQLTPGTLTVTPPSGAATKLAFGPDLAFLTALGPGAPLPKNKADAEMVFAGYGVVDTALKRDDYAGLDVAGKVVVVAALVPPEVPAADRKRWEDPQAIFNRLGPALGRGPAAIVLLLPDSVYGLAAGQFSGNQISVGSAAAEARQPNRVFPLMAFAPYRDDSPFVPAGWRTAGKSQAMPGSRFAASYEEAQSNFNGYNVVAIGRGSDPAMRNTYVAFGAHYDHIGVSKGVRGDSINNGADDDGSGSVTLLAIARSWMQGPRPKRSALFVWHIGEEKGLFGSEVFTNHPTVPIDSIVAQLNADMIGRNHPDSLYIVGPGAAPNGQSAMLGSIVDSVNTATSAPFRFNREWDTTTHPERIYYRSDHYNYARKGIPIVFFTTGLHGDYHKVSDEAALIEYDKMARIGDLMLRTGVALGNRATRPLAGKVQ; this is encoded by the coding sequence GTGTCCCTGCGTCCCTTCGTCCTCCTTCTGGCGGCTGCAGCCGCTTGCGGCACGCCCGCTGCCACCGTGCAGACGGCACCAACCAGCTCCAGCATCTCGCCCACAGCAGAAGAGCTGCGGCGCGACATGCTCGTCTTCGCCTCCGATTCGTTCGGCGGTCGTGAGACGGGTACCCCGTACGCCCACAAGGCGGCCGTGTGGATTGCGGACCGCGCGAAGGCCCTCGGCCTCGAGCCCGGTGGGGACAGTGGGTACTTCCACCGCGTGCCGATGCAACGCGCGCAGCTTACGCCGGGGACGCTAACGGTCACTCCCCCTTCCGGGGCAGCGACCAAACTCGCCTTCGGCCCCGACCTGGCATTCCTTACCGCGCTCGGACCCGGTGCGCCATTGCCGAAGAACAAGGCCGATGCCGAGATGGTCTTCGCCGGTTATGGCGTCGTCGACACTGCCCTCAAGCGCGATGACTATGCCGGGCTTGATGTGGCCGGGAAAGTGGTCGTTGTCGCCGCACTTGTTCCCCCCGAAGTGCCTGCCGCGGATCGCAAGCGATGGGAAGATCCGCAGGCGATCTTTAATCGACTCGGCCCTGCGCTCGGGCGCGGACCGGCAGCCATTGTGCTGCTCCTCCCCGACTCGGTCTACGGACTCGCGGCCGGCCAGTTCTCCGGCAACCAGATCTCGGTCGGCTCGGCCGCCGCCGAGGCGCGGCAGCCGAATCGGGTCTTTCCGCTGATGGCGTTCGCCCCGTACCGGGACGATTCTCCGTTTGTGCCCGCGGGATGGCGGACGGCAGGGAAGTCCCAGGCCATGCCCGGGTCACGCTTCGCGGCGAGCTACGAAGAGGCCCAGTCCAACTTCAACGGGTATAACGTCGTGGCCATTGGTCGTGGGAGTGATCCTGCGATGCGGAACACATACGTCGCCTTTGGTGCGCACTACGACCACATCGGCGTGAGCAAGGGCGTGCGCGGCGACAGCATCAACAACGGCGCCGATGACGACGGGTCGGGGAGTGTCACCCTGCTCGCGATTGCGCGGAGCTGGATGCAGGGTCCCCGTCCCAAGCGTTCGGCGCTGTTCGTCTGGCACATCGGGGAAGAGAAGGGGTTGTTCGGCTCCGAGGTATTCACGAACCACCCGACCGTGCCGATCGACTCCATTGTGGCGCAGCTCAATGCCGACATGATCGGCCGCAATCACCCCGACTCCCTGTACATCGTGGGCCCCGGGGCGGCACCCAATGGCCAGAGCGCCATGCTGGGGAGCATCGTGGATTCGGTCAACACGGCCACCTCGGCCCCCTTCCGTTTCAACCGCGAGTGGGACACGACAACGCACCCGGAACGCATCTATTACCGGAGCGATCACTACAACTACGCGCGGAAGGGGATCCCGATTGTCTTCTTCACGACCGGGTTGCACGGTGACTACCACAAGGTCAGCGACGAGGCGGCGCTGATCGAATACGACAAGATGGCTCGTATCGGGGACCTGATGCTCCGGACCGGGGTGGCGCTCGGGAACCGCGCGACGCGTCCGCTCGCGGGCAAGGTGCAATAG